Proteins found in one Chaetodon auriga isolate fChaAug3 chromosome 12, fChaAug3.hap1, whole genome shotgun sequence genomic segment:
- the LOC143328760 gene encoding proenkephalin-A-like: MAPSTHNGCMWMMVLGTCVSLVVGTDCGKECALCVYRLLGQQSGFSPLMCSIECEGGLDSQKLRLCWDFLLEEENHIPVFAGPPQPQEEEEVGTMMTDDKDATSNKHQLVKKYGGFMKRYGGFMSRRSSSSEGALEDPGNQDEDETIRLEILKILTEGAEHGSEGDGKGGKAVKRYGGFMRRAEDGVVQGDLLEAVLGRGLKKRYGGFMRRVGRPEWLVDSSKSGVVLKRAWENGSELQKRYGGFMD, translated from the exons ATGGCTCCCTCCACTCACAACGGCTGCATGTGGATGATGGTTCTCGGCACATGTGTGTCGCTGGTGGTTGGAACGGACTGCGGGAAGgagtgtgcactgtgtgtgtatcGTCTGCTGGGTCAGCAGTCTGGTTTCTCCCCCCTG ATGTGCTCAATTGAGTGTGAGGGTGGGTTGGACAGCCAGAAGCTCCGCCTGTGTTGGGACTTCCTTTTGGAGGAGGAAAACCacattcctgtgtttgcaggCCCCCCTCAAccgcaggaagaggaagaagtgggcACCATGATGACTGATGATAAGGATGCAACATCAAACAAACACCAGCTGGTGAAGAAGTATGGCGGCTTTATGAAACGCTACGGTGGTTTCATGTCTCGCcgttcctcctcttcagagggGGCACTTGAGGATCCTGGAAACCAGGACGAGGATGAAACCATTCGCCTGGAGATCCTAAAGATTCTGACAGAAGGGGCTGAGCATGGCAGTGAAGGGGATGGTAAGGGAGGCAAGGCAGTGAAGAGGTATGGAGGCTTCATGCGTCGGGCTGAAGATGGAGTGGTGCAGGGTGACCTGCTGGAGGCAGTTTTAGGCCGTGGGCTCAAGAAGCGCTACGGAGGGTTCATGAGGCGTGTGGGCAGGCCTGAGTGGCTGGTGGACAGCAGCAAGAGTGGGGTGGTGTTGAAACGGGCTTGGGAGAACGGCAGCGAGTTACAGAAGAGGTACGGTGGATTCATGGACTAG